The window TAAAAGGAGGAAGCAAAACGAGAGAGAAATTAGTTTGCGtgtaaactttttgtttttctcttgcTATAAATTCATCACACAAAGGAAGTTTCTGGCCAAATAGAAGTGAGTGGCTTTGTCAAGATGCTTCCATACATGCACCTGATGAAGCTTGACAAGTCTCACAAACCACGTTGGTAGGGCAACTTGGTCAAGTACCACTTCGTCACGAGTGACTAAAACATATTGACATCAAGTACCATTTTGTTCAAAATGTCATGGCAAAGGGCAAGGTTGTTGTGATGAAGTTCACATGGAATACCTAGTGGATATGATGACGAAGCCCATTCCTTTAGCAAAACATGAGCTTTGCAAGAGCTAATTGGTATCTTTAGACAATGAGTGCCTGTTCGGGTATTGGGAGAGTCAGCATGAATTATGAGCATTATGACTTGGTTGCACATATTGAATGAAGATGGAAATTGTTAATTTATCTTTGAAGTTTAAGCCTATGCACAAACCCTTAGTGAATTGGAGGATGTAAATTAGTTCGTCATATGTGAATAATTTTAGAACCGAGGCATTTGCTAGAAGAAGTTTTCTGAGTTGGTTCGAATTCTTGACCTACTATGTCAGGTTATGAAATCCCAACACCTCACTTcctatttgaattcaaattttcttgaagGCTAAATTCACATGATGGCatataatatatacaaagaGATCTTTTTTTGGTCTCTCATGCCTCCTTTTAGCCACACAAGAGAAGCTCTATGAACTAGGTGATTTGTGCAGAGATGTTAGATCCAATCCAGGTCTTTTTTCCTTGAAGACGTGAGTGTTTCAAGTCGTAAAGTCATTCCCAATGATTCATTTTATCAAGCAATTGAggaaaaaattacttaaaaattcttaaatgtATTGCAAttggccaattcagtccttaACCTTTATTTAGGGAGAAGGGAGTTAAAACAAAGTTAAAATTGCAAAAGGTTTGGggctaaattggcaaaaataaaagtttaggaattaaatTAGCAtgattgtaataggtttaggatttatttattataattttcccAGCAACTAAGTAAGCTAAACACTTCGAACTCAGGTGATATATAGGGTTAGGAAAGAGTTGAGCATGTgagtagaggtgtcaaaatgggtcattgaccaatttatggacccatttatgtttaaatgggtcgttaatgggtcaagccGATTTCCTAAAGcacccataatgggttttaatggATCAAGACTTTGACCCATTTAAGatccatttatcaacccattaaaaatgaacccatttattttaacctaaaacctcacaatctctctctctctttctttctttaatatttacaaatatatatatatattataaaaaccgaaattataataatttttttattataatttttttctttttttctttcttcttcctccggtcgccggcatggcgatggccggtgaccagctaggcgagcctcgagctcatcggatttggcgagggcgagccgagctcgcccgatgctgatgagccttgagctcgctagatctggcgaggcagAGGCCTTGCCAATGTCTGGCGAGGGGCGAGCTTAAGCTGGCCCGAcactggcgagcctcgagctcatcagatctggcgaggcggaggcctcgctgacatttggtgaggcttgagccttgccggatccgacgaggggcgagctcgagctcgccggatttggcgaggtggAGGCCTCGCCAAcgtccggcgaggcttgagcctcgagctcgccggcatcgggcaagctcgagcttgccggatcgggcgagcctcgagctcggcGACGTCGGTGAGCCGGGCGAGCTCCGGGTCACCTATGGCCAGCCGCCGGCCGTCGTCATGGCCGCCggtcggccaaagaagaagaagaaaaaaaaaaaaaaaaaataaaaattatatttaaaaataaaaataaaaaaataattaaaattttaatttaaaaaataaaaaataattaaaattagatttttttaaatatttttttagaaaaaaattataaaaattgtccgtTAAATTTGCattgtataaaaatattttagcaataccattatatatacatatatataataagctttcttaagtttagttaaatgggtttggtatcggtcaaaatttttgtattgtaataaatgggtcataaacaggttaaatgggtcgatttgggtcggaccatttatgacccgacccaccATTTAACGGGTATACATGTGAGTAATTGTGATTACGTAATTCTTCTATTAGTTAGTGGATATTCTGCAACCAACTTCTCTGGATAATGTAAACTTCCAACTTTCTTTATAGTTTCTCGTTAATTTATCTAGTAATTTTGTTCTTTCGCATTAGCtttgaattgcaaaatttattaGCATCCCCATAATTCcacaacaaaaagaataaaggaggaagaaaaaggaaaaataaattagctTGCGtgtaaacttttcatttttctctttctataaatTCATCACACAAAGGAAGTTTCCGACCAAATAAAAGTGAGTGACTCGGTCAAGATGTTTCTATAGATGGACCAGGTCAAGCTTGACAAGTCTCACTGACCAAATTGGTAGGGCAAGTTGCATGGCTGTTGCCTGGTTTGGTATATGGCATtaattaggggtgagcgcggTTCCTAGGTAGAATTGAGAACTGAAGAACCGCACCGGAGGGTTCGGTTCGATTCTCGGTCCTAAAGGGACCGgtttcggttcccggttccagaATCGGAATCAATTAGGGCTCCAAAAGAATGAGTCTCTCATGTTCTCTTCCTCTACCATCATCAATGttgctcgccctcgacgccaccggaCGTTCCTTGCCTCGCTGCTTAGCCGCTCGCTGTCGATGCTGCCACTAGATGCCACTCGCTCGCCCAGTTCCCTCGatgccgctcgccgctcgcccaGCCGATAAATTTGAAGGTATCTAGATTCATCAACTCAGCTATATTCCTTAAAATAGAGGGCATGTTCTGAGTGTGACCCACCAAGCTGTCGTAAGAGGAACCCGATCCACTACTTGAATGAGAACTTCCTAGGAAACCTCGCTTTTGGTCAAATTAGCATTGCTCCATAACGTCTTGGggtgatgtttttttttattatctgttaaatttctaaggaaaaaacaaaacagtcAAATGAACATCTTGTCGATGATTGAATAGAGGTGCATCTAGATTGTCTAATGTTGTGACTGTCTTTTCTCATGTTTGGAGAATCAAAATGCATGTCTTAGCCATGACTTTGATTGAGTTATTTTTGGCATTGCTAGCATTGTAAAGGATGAGGGGCTGTATGAATTTCTTGAATGAGGGTGCTGTATGATGAAGCTAGAAACTGGAGGTTCCCTGTACATTCCACTCTTTTTGCAACAATGTCATTACATTGTTTATGGTTGTATGTGTGCCTGAATGTTCCGTCCTCTAATTTGAAGGAGAAATCCCTAAACAGGTTTCTGTGCCTGAATATTCCTtcctctatttttggaatatctTAATGCACCAATTCCATAGATTAGAAAGTTATCGCTTCTATGCATGTTTTCTTCTAGTTTTGTGTCATGCAACTTTTAATATTGAAAGGAAATCTTTCTGTGTCTGGTTCTGCTTGCAGTGTACAAGAAGCACCACCCTCCCTCCTTGCTTGATGAAGTATGGAGATTGGAAAAGATTGGGAAGATGGAGCTTTCCACAAACGCCTCAGTCGGGAAAACATCCCCACTGTGAAGGATTTTCTGACACTGCTACACATCGATCCTTCAAGGCTCAAATATGTAATTAATTTATCTCTCCTGCATGTTGTTCTCTAGTTGGCAAATGTGACAATTTGAGCTTTAGTGCACGTATATTGACATATGTGGGCACAATAATTATAGTTAATCAAGTATCTTTATTTCCTCTCTAGAAACTTCTTATTGGTTTTGATTATGTATGTCAGATTCTTGGCACTGGTATGTCTACTAAGATGTGAGAAGTTACCGTAGAGCATGCGCATACGTGTGTGATTGATAAAAGGGTGTATCTATACTGCCCTCCTACCTCTCAGCCAAAAACTGGTGTCGTCTTCAATCTTGTGGGACAAGTGATGGGATTACTTTCAGGTTGTCAGTATGTTCCTATTGAAAAGCTCTTTGAAGCTAAGAAGGCAAACCCTCCTTTTCACCTTGGATGTGTTCGTTGTACCTGTTATCctttttcaattgcttttttGAGTTAATGTTGGCGTTTCTTCTTTTCAGGTGGATGCCCACAACTTGGTTATTTCTGCCTTTCAGCACTGGGAGGAGGTAGTTTCTTTTGACGAAGAAGCATATCTCATCGCTGGCTCTTCACATGTATCAAGTGCTCCACGCAACTCGAGCTCTCCAAAGACCGAGGGTTCGAAAACTTGCAGGTTCTTGTCTTGTGAAAGGATAGGTGGATTAGACTATGCCCAACCAAATGCATCTTCCCTAGATATTATGTCATCCATCTACTCCAAGGTGGATGTTAGTGGCTTAGATGACTATACATTGCATGGGATGGAGAACATGGGTCTTAGATACGATCAAACCCTAAGTTTGATTCCCAATAGTCAAGTTGCCAGGGTGCCCTAGTTGCAAATTATCCATGGGATGGAATGGAGGACAAGAGGTGATCATCTGACATTCCGGTTTATATGGTGAATTTGTGGGCCACTTATCTTGATAATTTGCTTGATTTCCCAGCCTGTGTGCAGTGCCTATTGTCACTTTGATATGTGTTGTGTTATTTGCTAGATGTACTAGGCATTATTACTTTTTCATTGATCGGTTGTTCTTTCTCTATGTTCGTGAATTAAATCTCAAGCTAATATGTAGATCAAAGGTCTACTTTGATCTCCAGTTTGCAGCAAGTCCCAAGCCTATTCTATATTACTCCTATGTTAAGTTAAGTCATCCTTTCATAGTGACGAAAAAGTTGAAATCATTTAGTTTTAAAGGGACAACAGAATATAGAAAGGTGTTGCACATTAATCAAAGTTTACATGTGATCTTTTATTGGCCTACTTGATTTGTTGTTTATAACTTTCATAAATTACTACAGTAATTATACTTTTGCTTTCATATCCTATATTCTTAATGACTATTGGGAATCCTAAATTGCAAGAGACATTACTTTGCCAGCCCCGATGATGAAGCCTTTCAGTTCATGGCAAGTATATATAATCACTCTCACCGTAACATGTCATTGAGTAAAGAATTTGAAGGAGGAATTATGAATGGAGCAGCTTGGTATGACAATTTTGAGGTAAATCCTTTGTAGCTCATTGTCACTCCCAAAACCCCGAGCACACGCACATCCTTTGAaggtcgattaaattgcgacgttcctaggacgcgtcgccgacccattcattttatgcacatgcggaagcaaactCATAAACCCCAGACAACAATCAAACACAAGGATAGTAGaagcaggacaaccaattaacacaaaccCTACTTTATAAATAAACCAGGTAAACCCTACGTAGTTATATACAGAAGGTCTATCTCAAAAAGAATGTCCAAGGCAACCTAAGCCCCAAATTCCACCGATTTTGGCTCCGGATCCTCCACGATACCAAATGGGATGTCGATGTCCAAAGGATCGGCTACCTCTACTCCGGACCCTTCAGCCTCGGGCCCCGAGTTCGCCGTGATATCATCCAGTATATCGATGTCCGTGGAGTGGAGTACCTCCTCATACTTGATTTCAATGGCGGGCCCGtcctgtgacatcccgatttttctcaattttattttcagtcaattgagtcgggcaattcatctgtgcatgtagttcgtctctcagagttggccacttacgagggaactagtctattgagtgaagtaattgAGGAATTTTACCGCGTTagacttggggactgatcaccctcaggtcggatgcaagaaaatttccccaaaagctacttAGTGGATTAGGTGCGTTGaaatcgcaccagattgaattcaaccgtaaaaattgggattgaatttagaagttggaagcccggtcatgtcacatatcttattaggatcatgggataatttttgtggattttaattggattcaattagaagaggattgaaagaaaaattgaagaaattggatgtacaaagatttggaccccggcggaaatgatattgcacccattgaaggatgttgtgggagaggagatagtggaagatgaggtcatgggatgatgtcatggtgggtgGCCAAAGTGAGGTagatcttgacaagtggagggcCAAGATTTGCCCCCACgcccatcaacatcatcttcttcattttgaacttggaagaaagagagagagagaaaggaaaaaagctGAAGCAAAACCAGCAAACTAGTCCCTCCGTCCGCCTCCTTTGCCTGCTCGCCGTCTGCCCattcgccgtcgtcgtcgttcTTGCCGTGGTCGTCGCTCGTCCGCGTGTCGCCCACGCGACGGCCTGTCGCATCGCTGTCTCCCCTTCGCCCGCAAGGCTGAGCCGTCCCAGCTGCTGTTCGTCTTCGTCGGAGCCCGCATCTCAGCCGTGAGCCACCACCCAGCTCGCCGGGAACTCACGCTAGTCACCGCCGGTCTTCCTCCACCGTTCCTCCGCCCGTTCAGCCACCGTGCTGCTTCCCTCCAAGCTCGGTTAGTGGCTGGAAATCCCAGCAAGATCCGGCCCCTTCCAAGCTCGATTTGGCCCCCTTTTAGTtctcatttggtgttgatccgtgtaggtttgtcatcggcgtcgtcgtgctcttcgccggagactcgttggaaagcgattccggtgagtttagctcactaaaccttgattagtgGGTTAATGATACCTTAAGTGTGTTTAGcttaggttgattgagattaggttgttagattagtttatttagatgtggattagattaaggtgattaattaaggtaaagtatgtttagtttaaaggttaagtaggtttattttaatataagccttgatgtgacttaaaggaatttatttatgatttaaataaatgtttcgaaattattagattatttaataatatattatattccgaaaatcattaaaatattattatttatataaaaaaactcaaaaaattatttttgatcctagttgctcagaatttcgtgccgatctcTACTGTgtgtttagaatttgaatttgatgagtgaatattgcaaattgagtgttgattgtgaaaaataggGATTTTATCCAGAAATTCCCTTGTGTTGGGCTTGACACCGGAATCGAATTTTGGAGGGTTAATATTGTAATTGGAGtatgtgagtgaaatgtaaagtatccaGGGATCGATTTTTGAATTGTCGTGTGCTGGTTGAAAGACTTGGTTGCAGTAGTGGCTAGACCAACtagacctttattcttctagaaatgccgtcaataGAGTGACGTGACTtgggtcgcagtagaggctaggccaactggactcatgctcctttgggaatgccgtcgatgtactgacgaagccgcgctccaaggtggggaggcgatgcctggctatatgtCGGTAGATAGCcaaactgcgagtaggctatgcccttgtgtggtagTGGATAATGATGATTTGGAATGCTTGCTGTGATTgcaaaattaagtgaaattgattgtgttctGATGGTTTACATTCTTATCATTACTTGTGCttgaggtaagtcttctgtgctgtgtggctagaccactatggggcgtattttctttctaataggggtttaggaggggtgaacttgctgagacaatgtctcatcccggtttggggaaaatatttcagGGCCGTAGATGGCGGTACCCCCGGAGATGAGTGGCCTGCTGACGGAGATTGACCAGACGACAGAGAGTGCTCCTGACCTTGAAAGTCCTTGGGTCTATCAGTTGGTTAGGTCCTTTATCTGGGTCCAGGTGACTGTGGATGTCAGAGTACCGTATATGTTTAGGGCTTGGTTTCGTTTTGGAGTCGATGGCATTAGGGTTGGCCCCCTGGATAGCATGGACATTCCGTTGGCGGTGATGAACGCCATTTTGGGTGAAGGCGtggtgtggcacccctcgacggccctcgatccgatttgggtcgccacagttcgcttaccatttactttcctaataacatgtcactctgataccatttcaattgcagcgggtccatacaaccatgggggtttacatcttttagatcggtcccttgcgcaatttaaatatggaagcacatccaacaactcactttccctatatttagaaaacgatgcacacctactaaacaccttatataagttaaagccgaacacgtttatttacataaagcagatggacatctttagtcaatacatcgaaatgccaatgtttctatactcggctatacttcaaaagatgaccgacactTCTCCAACAGtcgaatacttaaagtccattgaTAAGTGTTGGCGTCCAAGAGTTCctccctttgctatcctcctcctcgcaatCATAACCAATCACTTGATTCATCTACTGGTAGCAGTGGCAGCaaaggtatcttatctagtctgaaatgttattccccaaaaggggtgagtacaaccactcagcaggtaaaggaatccaataaccactcaatgcatcatacaagtcatacatgtattgcaggcattacttaccttgaagccatgcatatactatcatgcatcatcaccacagtcataacacatacatgtgtatcatcatgtcatactcatatcatcgtcatcatgacattattatatcacacacatgtcatcatcatcatatacatgacaccatcataccatacacatgtcatcatcatcatgacatcatcatatgacacatgtcatcatcttcatgacatcatcatctcacacatgtcatcatcatcatgacatcatcatatcacacatatatgcatattatcatgccatatcatatatcatcatcatatcatgtcatatatcatcatcatcatgcatatcagcatgccatatcatatatcatcatcattatcatcatcatgcatatcatatatcatcatcatgcatatcatgcatgtcatgccatgggtgatcatcattatatcacgtcacatatcatcatcatcaccatcatcatcatgcatatcatcatcattatcatcatcatgcatatcatatatcatcatcattatcatcatcatgcatatcatgccatggtttaatttccacttttagctttcaatttgatcaccacatcacccattcctcaaatcatcaatttcatcatcccctcgggcaaagacctccgagacttccggcattcagccatcccaggccaccgggcatccggccccccacatttcgggcatctcgcatcccaactggcatcacgaggcattcccttcgggcgaaacctccgacggggcttccgGCAACACCTGggccgacaaggcttccggaattatgtaccgacataccaccaggcctcccctggaattacgtaccgtataccaccgggcatcccgacactcctagggtcatccggcaatgcatctctatacattccgggcatcatcatccaccacaaccacctcctcacttatcgttatccatgtttaccaatttcggtcttaatttagcatggcatatgatgtgacatcaaacaagtcatacttggcatgggattcacacatgcatctcaattcaatgtcatgcatacatcaagaccttatcatacatgcaacatggtataattatttataaaattaatggaatttatggccaataagataatccatttttcatgcccttttccatttatttaaattccagcttttttgttatttttaaaagtattaattttaatatctataacttcccaaaaattatagaaattaaggcaagtgataaacaagacaatagaataataatttcatgcaaaattcatggccaaatagaatttcacacaatttcacaattctcacaaaatggcatgtcattttcgggtgaaatcagaatgcacagtttctgaataaattcgattaaaatatccatacgacctccaaaaattacgaaattttaccgagttatgGCCAAGACATTTTTTTACATCTtccatgaagacttccaagccagattctttctagattattttctacagtcacacgaagcttctggatccatttccgaatcgtccagtgcatgcttctccgaaatactgagttttcacctaccttttcttcttcgtttcctctgaaatttaggtatgttctacatcaagatgttctatacaagtttcatgaagagatctaagtcaactaaccagagtatagtcgtcatttaggtccatgatgtCTCAGGTGTCccaaaatacatctccagaattaccgtctgcAAGATCTAGTctatttactaggctatacttgttcatttcacttcaaatttgcgtatgttgtagtttaagatgtcccctacaactttcatgaagaaatcgaagagagattcttagcacaaaccaacatgcaaccacaaaccCAACAAGATGTCAGTGAAATCATTCCAGATCTGAGTTCTCCGTagaatgagagtttaaccccttaaatctccataattttccactaaattttagtatgttgtattttaagatgttatctaaaactttcatgaagaaatagaagccaaaagcggactctaaacatgcatgcaagctcacacaacattctgactcaagcggattcatgcgaaaatattccagatctgacatctccgtaagatgagagttttaccctcaaatctccattattgtgtaccaaattttagtatgttttattttaagatgttatctacaactttcatgaagagatcaaagtcaaaatcgaactcaaaacatgcatgcaagctctcacaagattctgggtcgaGCAGTTCACACGAAAACAGCAaacattctcaagaacaaacctcatgtacttcgatttctaacctctaaacatccaaaattcaaccacacatgcaaggcacacatgcaaggggtggaaatcagtcccaacttgcctctaagacaGAGCAAATACAAGCACatggacggcacaccggcgacggacgaacaGACCTCCTCCCCCGCGcg of the Eucalyptus grandis isolate ANBG69807.140 chromosome 10, ASM1654582v1, whole genome shotgun sequence genome contains:
- the LOC108955526 gene encoding calmodulin-binding protein 60 A-like, producing MPLAARPADKFEVYKKHHPPSLLDEVWRLEKIGKMELSTNASVGKTSPLFLALPKTGVVFNLVGQVMGLLSGCQYVPIEKLFEAKKVDAHNLVISAFQHWEEVVSFDEEAYLIAGSSHVSSAPRNSSSPKTEGSKTCRFLSCERIGGLDYAQPNASSLDIMSSIYSKVDVSGLDDYTLHGMENMGLRYDQTLSLIPNSQVARVP